From Topomyia yanbarensis strain Yona2022 chromosome 1, ASM3024719v1, whole genome shotgun sequence, one genomic window encodes:
- the LOC131681956 gene encoding uncharacterized protein LOC131681956, producing the protein MWCKVNRCVPFVPMMAPLPVPRITPHLRPFSAVGVDYLGPVEVTVGRRKEKRWIVVFTCMAMRAVHLDVVHSLSTQSCLMAIRRFTCKRGAPEQIFSDNATCFRGANAATTKMIQKINEECARKVISTVTSWHFNPPGTPHMGGIWERMVRSVKEALKVLDDGWKLTDEILSTSLAEAEDMINTRPLTYVPQDDDGEEAITPNHFLRGKVTNLDMLLDGSVDFAETLRNVYKRSQYIANKMWERWLKEYLPSLNHRTKWFDDQKPLEVGDLVFVVDGKFRKNWVRGRVHKVIQGADGRIRQADVKTADGKVHRRAVANLAVLEIQNCKSGSSG; encoded by the coding sequence ATGTGGTGTAAAGTGAATCGATGTGTACCCTTTGTTCCAATGATGGCACCGCTACCTGTTCCACGTATTACCCCTCACTTACGTCCTTTCAGTGCAGTGGGTGTTGACTATCTAGGTCCGGTCGAAGTCACGGTGGGACGCAGAAAAGAGAAAAGATGGATCGTCGTATTCACCTGTATGGCTATGCGAGCGGTGCATCTCGATGTGGTGCACAGTTTGAGCACACAATCCTGCCTAATGGCCATCAGGCGATTCACTTGCAAGCGCGGAGCACCGGAGCAAATATTCTCTGATAACGCTACGTGTTTTCGTGGAGCAAACGCAGCGACGACGAAGATGATTCAGAAGATTAATGAAGAATGTGCAAGAAAGGTGATATCAACTGTTACTTCATGGCACTTTAACCCTCCTGGAACTCCGCATATGGGTGGCATCTGGGAACGGATGGTGCGATCCGTCAAAGAAGCTCTGAAAGTTTTAGATGATGGATGGAAATTAACAGACGAGATCCTTTCAACGAGTCTAGCCGAAGCAGAAGACATGATTAATACTCGTCCATTAACATATGTTCCTCAGGATGACGACGGCGAAGAAGCCATCACACCAAACCACTTCTTGCGTGGAAAAGTGACCAATTTGGACATGCTTCTGGATGGTTCCGTGGACTTTGCTGAAACTTTGCGCAATGTTTACAAGCGGTCACAATATATAGCTAACAAGATGTGGGAACGCTGGCTGAAAGAATATCTGCCCTCGCTAAATCATCGCACAAAGTGGTTCGACGACCAGAAGCCGCTCGAAGTTGGGGACCTAGTGTTCGTAGTTGATGGGAAGTTCAGGAAGAACTGGGTACGAGGAAGAGTTCACAAGGTAATCCAAGGAGCAGATGGAAGAATCCGTCAAGCAGACGTAAAGACGGCGGATGGCAAGGTGCATCGGCGTGCCGTGGCGAATCTAGCGGtgttagaaattcaaaattgtaaaTCCGGATCTTCAGGATGA